The sequence GGTGCAGGGTGAAAGTGAAGAAGGGGCGCCGCGAATCCCCTCCCCCCTTGCGGAGGGAGCCCTCCCGCTCATGCCCCGCGAGCCCCGCAGAGGTAGAACGTACCACTTCGCTCATCGGCAGCTCACGCGAAGGCACGAAGCCGCGAAGGGAAGTTACAGGTAGCTATACCGAACTTCGCGTTCTTCGCGGCTTCGCGTGAGGGGCCCCATGACTCCGCCATGTTGCACTCCGTGATGTTTAGAAATCAAAGAGCGTCTTCTGGGTCATAAGTTCAGGGATGAGCCGGCTGTGGGGGCGCCAGTGGGAGAACCCGAGGAGGCGGGAAGCGGTATCGACTCCTGCCTGCAGGGTTGCGCATGCGGTCTTTGGCCCCTTCATGGCGTTCCGTGTCGCCTCCCTGACCACCCAGGTGCCGAGCGGCGCCCAGTACTCGCCGGTGATGCTCCGGAGCACCAGCACCCGTGCAGAACGCTGTATGCTCTCCAGGTACTCTGTGACCGCCAGGCGGGCCGAGTAGTAGGCCCCCGCGAGGGGTGAGTAGCCGGGTTTGGTGAGCCCTTCGCCGTCCTGCGCGATCGTCTCGTCCTCACCGGCCCAGAGCGACTGTTTTCTCCAGACCTCGATCATCTCAAACTTCCAGTCCCCGGGGGTGAGGAGGCAGACGATATGGTTCCCGTAGAGCGAGGCCGAGAAGACCTCTATCCCGGAAAGCGGCGGGTATCGCGCGATCTTCTTCTTGAGCCGGTTTGAGACCGAATCGTCGACCGCCGTGATCGCCCATCTGGTCGGGACGACGTGCCGCTTCCGCCCGAGGAGACCGGCGGTGAGGAGCTGGGTGATCTGATAGACGTCGGTGCCCGAGGCGTGGAGGATCTCGAAGGCGTCGGTGGTTGAGAGGTCGGTGTCGGATGTGGCCCGGTCCACCGCGCGGTCCACCCGTGCGTTATCGAGGACGTCTATCTTCCGGATAGCGCCGGTGAGCCCGACGGGCGCGATCGTCCCGTCGAACCTGAGATCGAAGGCGACGGGTTTTGTGAACCGTACCTCCACATCGAGCGGCTTGCTCGATATCGCGATCTCCTGGAGGTTCTCGGCAAGCCGCCCGGGTCCGGCGGTGCCGCGTATCGTCCGGGCGCGTATCCCCACGATATCCTCGATCCCGAGCCCCCGGGCGACCCAGTCCGGCGGGTTGTCGGCATCGTTGATCATCAGCGGGCCTCCTGCTACCTTCGGGTAGCCGTAACTCCCGACGAAGACCGAGGGGGCCGACCCCTGGTAGTGGTCGCTCGGCCTGACCGGGGCCTGGGCGTAGAACCTGCTCATGATCGGGCAGCGCGGAAGCCCGCAGAGCCCTTTTCCCTTACACTCAGCGCATCGCATACCTCATCCTTCCCGGCGGTCGACGACGACCCGCACCCTCCCCTCGAGGGAGCGGAGGGTCTCCTCGACCCACTCGTCCCAGCAGGACGCCTCAAGGTCCCGGGTGGCTGCAACCTCACGCCCGAGGTCGTCGTCCCGCCCGCAGGTGACCTCGACCACCACCGACCCGGGCGCAAACCCGGGCTCAACGATGCCGTCACCGTCCCCGTCGACCACCCCGAAGACCGGGATGCCCGCATGGGAACAGATGTGGCCGCAGACGGCGGTGGTGTCATCCCCAATGGCGAGGACGCCGCAGACCCCCTCGTCCTCGATCTCCCGGTAGAGGGTGTGGCCGCAGTGGTCGATGACCGCGACCCGGCCGGCCCGGGAGACGCGCACTCCTCCCGGCCGGGGCGGGGCTGACCGTATCATCCCGCTCTTGCACCAGGCCGCGTTGAGGTCGGGAAGCCCCCTCCTGAGGAGTTTCTCAAACCCGTGGGGTTTCACCTCGAGCCCGGAGACAGCCCTGATCGTCCCGTTGCGGCTGGAGAGGACGACCGTCTCGTCTGTTGCGGTCCCGATCACGATCCCGTTGACGAAGACCGCCTCTCCCGGGATGCACCCGCGGATCTCCCGGGTCCCGTCGCGCGGGGTGCCGGTGCTCGTCGCGGAGGCGAGGGCAAACCCGGTCTTCTCTGCGATCTCCCGCGCGAGGGCATCATCGGCGCGGTTCCAGGAGTAGATGGTGCGGCTTGAAGACTCCACGTGGACGAGCCCCTGCCCGCTCCCCAGGCGGCCGGCGATGATCTCGCCGAATATCCGGCCTGACTCCGGCGTCTTCCCCCGGTTGACCAGGAAGGCCCGACTGGAGAGGGCGTTGAGCAGAACACTCGGCCGCTCGTCGGTGCAGGTCACCGGGAGCCCCGACTCCCTGGCTGCGGTCCGGGCCATCACCCCTGCGACCAGCACCTCCCGGGGTGAGAGAAGCCTGATCAGCCATTCGACATCGCCGGCATCGAAGACCTCGGGGCCGTGCACCACCATGACGGCATCTGCTGTCAGGGGATTCATGCCATAATTTAGGGCTTTGTTGACTATCAGGTTACCGTCCCGAGGAGTTCTGGACCGGGAAGTATGGCATCAGGGCGGTGGCGAGTTTTGCTATGTTCATGGACTGCAGGACGACCCGGCCCGGGCCGGTCAGCGTGGTCAGGAAGAGTCCCTCGCCCCCGAAGAAGACTGTCTTCACGCCGCCGGCAAGCGCGATGTTGTAGTCGACGGTGCTCTCAAACCCGACCACGAGACCGGTCTCCACCCTGACCATCTCCCCGGGCGCAAGCGTCATCTCCATGATGTCGCCGCAACAGTGGAGGAACGCCGTCCCCCTGCCGGAGAGCCGCTGCAGGATGAACCCCTCCCCGCCGAAGACCCCCGACCGGAGCCTTTTCGCGAAGGCAACATCAAGGTCGATGCCCTGCTCCGAGCAGAGGAACGCATCCTTCTGGGCGATGAATTCGCCTTCAGTGAGGTCGAGCGTGAAGATCTTTCCGGGGACGTTCCCGGCGAAGGAGACGAACCCCTCCCCGCCCTTCGGGGTGAACTCGGTCATGAAGAGGCTCTCGCCGGTCACCATCCGTTTGAGTCCCCCAAAGAGTCCGCCCTTCATGTTGGTGCTCATCTGCATATTCCCGCTCATGTTGACCATGGCGCCGGCCTCGGCGCAGGCGGCCTCCCCCGGGGCGAGGCGGAGGGTCACCATCTGGAGGTTGTCTCCGGTGATCTCATACTGCATACCCTTATCTCTCCTGGTTTTGGGGTATAGGTCTATTCATCGTAGTGGAGCATTTCATCTAATAGTTCACGTGGCATCCCGTCAACTCTCGCGCTCTCGCGCGGAAGTTCGCGAAGTCCGTGTATCCCCCTAATCAGAACCCTTCGTGTGAGAGACCGGCGATCACTCCAACGCACCGTCAAGTTAAGGTGAAATGGCCCGGTGGTAGAGCGCGGAGGCCCCTGTCCGGACAAGGTTAGAGTTCACGTTCGGGAACTTGATCGTCTCCCGGGCATGACTTCTGCATCAAGGGGAACAAGACTTCTCCCTTGCGATCTCCACCATAGTCCAGAGCTACGTCGGCAAGCCCGGGGAAAACCTGGTCACAGTCTCTCCCGCACCCCGCCTTCATCCACCACCCCGGTTTCACCGGTTCTGCCTGGGGCCGTGCCTCCCGGGGATTCACCGGCCCGGCCGATCACAAACCTTATTAACCAAAATGGGGTCTCTCTCTCATCATGGGTATGGAACAAGGGGCACCACAGGAGGTACATATCCCGGGGGCATACATCACGGACGAGGTCATGCGGATCGTCCTCGAGCGGCAGTGCCACCGGTGCGCCGGGTGCAACGCTCCGCTCACCGCCGGTTCCACGCATTTCGATCTCAGGCAACCGGTGATCCGCGGCGGTGCTCATACCATCGGAAACTTCCAGGCCCTCTGCCCCTTCTGCCACCGGAACCTGATGCGCCGGTTCCGGGATCGGTTCGCCCGTATGAACCGGCCGTAGTGCTCCGGGTTGCTCGGTTGCTCTATCACAGTCCGAAACCCACGCCGGGCACGACTGTCAGCCACGGTCCGCTATCCGGGCCAGGCCCCGGGAGGGCCGTTTTCGCGCATGCAGCCTCTCACTATGCCTCATGAGTGTGAAGCAACGGTGCGTAGATGCCGACGCGGTCTCTCGCGTTGCCGCGAAGGGAGGTGCTATACCTGTCTGACATTCTTCGCGCTCTTCGCGGCAACGCGAGAGTTTTCAGTATAGAGAGATGCTACAGTCTCACGCGAAACCACGAAGCCGCGAAGGGAGAAAGGGAGGGAAAGCCACAAACTTCGCGGCTTCGCGTGACGCAACAATCGCATGGACATAGTAGATGCAATGATCCACTACCCTGGAGCATTACGCCCTCCGCCCCTTCTTCTTCCACCCCGCCCGGGGCGGGCCGCCTCTCCGTGCCGGGATCAGGCATCTCCATGCGTTCCCGATGAGGTCCTCCCTCCCTGCCGCGCGGAGCCCCTCGCGGACAAGCCCGTAGTTCTTCGGGTCCCGGTAGTGCATGAGCGCCCGCTGGACCCTTTTTTCCCGGCCCTTCGGGACATAGACCTCCTCGAGGGTGAAGGGGTCTAGCCCTGTGTGGTAGATGGTCGTCGAGATGCTCATCGGCGTCGGCGTGAAGTCCTGGACCTGTTCGGTGTAGAGGTCAGTGTCCCGGACATACTCGGCGAGTTCGACCATATCGGTGATCCGGCACCCCGGGTGACCGGACATAAAGTAGGGGACGAGATACTGGCGTTTCTGCTTTCCTTCCTGGAGGGCCTCGAACCGCTCCCTGAAGGCGTCGAAGACATCACGGGGCGGTTTTCCCATGCAGGAGCAGACCCGCTCCGAGACGTGCTCGGGAGCGACCTTGAGGTGCCCGGAGATGTGGTCTTCGCAGACGTGGGCGAGATACTCCTGCTCCTCCGGGGGTATGAGGTCGTACCTGATCCCCGACGCGATGAAGACGTGCTTCACCCCCGGGATCTCGCGAAGGCGCCCGAGCAGGCGGAGTTGCTCTTTGTGGCTCCGGTCGAGCACCGGGCAGTCGATGCAACGCCGGTCTGGACAGGTGCCCGCATCGTCCCACCGGTCGCAGTGGATCCCGTACATGTTCGCCGTCGGCCCGCCGACATCCTGGACGACGCCAGTAAACTCAGGCATCGCCGCCATCCGTTCCACCTCCCGGACGATTGAGTCGATGCTCCGACTCTGGATGATCCTCCCCTGGTGGTGGGTGAGGGCGCAGAACGAGCAGGAGCCGAAACACCCCCGGTGGCTGACG is a genomic window of Methanoculleus bourgensis MS2 containing:
- a CDS encoding DUF2117 domain-containing protein, coding for MNPLTADAVMVVHGPEVFDAGDVEWLIRLLSPREVLVAGVMARTAARESGLPVTCTDERPSVLLNALSSRAFLVNRGKTPESGRIFGEIIAGRLGSGQGLVHVESSSRTIYSWNRADDALAREIAEKTGFALASATSTGTPRDGTREIRGCIPGEAVFVNGIVIGTATDETVVLSSRNGTIRAVSGLEVKPHGFEKLLRRGLPDLNAAWCKSGMIRSAPPRPGGVRVSRAGRVAVIDHCGHTLYREIEDEGVCGVLAIGDDTTAVCGHICSHAGIPVFGVVDGDGDGIVEPGFAPGSVVVEVTCGRDDDLGREVAATRDLEASCWDEWVEETLRSLEGRVRVVVDRREG
- a CDS encoding TIGR00266 family protein yields the protein MQYEITGDNLQMVTLRLAPGEAACAEAGAMVNMSGNMQMSTNMKGGLFGGLKRMVTGESLFMTEFTPKGGEGFVSFAGNVPGKIFTLDLTEGEFIAQKDAFLCSEQGIDLDVAFAKRLRSGVFGGEGFILQRLSGRGTAFLHCCGDIMEMTLAPGEMVRVETGLVVGFESTVDYNIALAGGVKTVFFGGEGLFLTTLTGPGRVVLQSMNIAKLATALMPYFPVQNSSGR
- a CDS encoding Nre family DNA repair protein; translation: MRCAECKGKGLCGLPRCPIMSRFYAQAPVRPSDHYQGSAPSVFVGSYGYPKVAGGPLMINDADNPPDWVARGLGIEDIVGIRARTIRGTAGPGRLAENLQEIAISSKPLDVEVRFTKPVAFDLRFDGTIAPVGLTGAIRKIDVLDNARVDRAVDRATSDTDLSTTDAFEILHASGTDVYQITQLLTAGLLGRKRHVVPTRWAITAVDDSVSNRLKKKIARYPPLSGIEVFSASLYGNHIVCLLTPGDWKFEMIEVWRKQSLWAGEDETIAQDGEGLTKPGYSPLAGAYYSARLAVTEYLESIQRSARVLVLRSITGEYWAPLGTWVVREATRNAMKGPKTACATLQAGVDTASRLLGFSHWRPHSRLIPELMTQKTLFDF
- a CDS encoding YgiQ family radical SAM protein, with translation MTGQPEFLPMTREEAERLGIDQFDIILVTGDAYVDHPSFGTALLGRVLWDAGFSVGVIAQPDWRSDADFQRLGTPRLFFSVSAGNVDSMVNAFTPNLKRRSSDVYSPGGRLLRPDRATLVYTDRVHALFPETPIVIGGIEASLRRFAHYDYWSDAVRQSILADAPADLLVFGMGERQVVTIARRLAAGEAAGSLTDIPGTAYRLDLKTWRSTDHAGCVVLPGYEEVREDRYAYARAFAQHYREQDPLRGRTVAQPHPKTVIIQNPPSMPLASDELDRVYELPYARAAHPSYTEPVPALEPVRFSVVSHRGCFGSCSFCALTHHQGRIIQSRSIDSIVREVERMAAMPEFTGVVQDVGGPTANMYGIHCDRWDDAGTCPDRRCIDCPVLDRSHKEQLRLLGRLREIPGVKHVFIASGIRYDLIPPEEQEYLAHVCEDHISGHLKVAPEHVSERVCSCMGKPPRDVFDAFRERFEALQEGKQKRQYLVPYFMSGHPGCRITDMVELAEYVRDTDLYTEQVQDFTPTPMSISTTIYHTGLDPFTLEEVYVPKGREKRVQRALMHYRDPKNYGLVREGLRAAGREDLIGNAWRCLIPARRGGPPRAGWKKKGRRA
- a CDS encoding HNH endonuclease, yielding MGMEQGAPQEVHIPGAYITDEVMRIVLERQCHRCAGCNAPLTAGSTHFDLRQPVIRGGAHTIGNFQALCPFCHRNLMRRFRDRFARMNRP